The following nucleotide sequence is from Pandoraea thiooxydans.
GCTGACGCTGCTCGATCTGGCCGACGTGCACGGCCATACCGATTTGCCGATCTATGTGATGAACGTGGCCTACCCGGTGATCGACGACGAGGTGCGGCAGTTTTGCGCCGGCAAGCGCGCCGTGCTGATGATCGAGGAAGGCCAGCCCGAATTCATCGAGCAGGCGATCAACACCATTTTGCGGCAGGGCGATCTGCAGGCCCGAGTGCATGGCAAGGACATGCTGCCCAAGGCGGGTGAATACACCCCGACGGTGATGCTCAAGGGGCTGCTGAAATTCCTGCAACGCTATGAGCCTGGCCTGGCCGACGAAGCGCGCCTGCCTGCCGGCGTGCGCGCCACGATCGCCACGCAACGCGCGGTCGGCGTGCCGGTGGTAGCCGGCACGCAGGCCTCGGTCGCGCAAGCCGCATCGGCCGACTCGCCCGCACTGCCCAAGACGCCCGAACCCGAAGTGCATCCGCGGCCGCCCTCGTTCTGCACCGGCTGCCCCGAGCGGCCGATCTTCACCGCGATGAAACTGGTCGAGCGCGAACTCGGGCCGCATCATGTCAGTTGCGATATCGGCTGTCATTTGTTCTCGATTTTGCCGCCGTTCAATATCGGCGCGACGACCATGGGCTACGGATTGGGCTGGGCGGGCTCGGCTGCCTTCAACACCAAGGAGACCGAGCGCCGCACGATCAGCATGATGGGCGACGGCGGCTTCTGGCATAACGGCCTGACCAGCGGCGTGGGCAATGCCGTGTTCAATCGCAACGATAACGTGCTGGTGATTGTCGATAACGGTTATTCGGCCGCTACCGGCGGGCAGGATATTTTGTCGTCCAAGGCTGACAATGCGATTCGCTCCACCAAGAACCCGATCGAGACGGCGGTGCGCGGCGTGGGCGTGAAGTGGGTCAAGACCATTACCCGCACCTACAGCGTGGCGCAGATGCGCGACACGCTGCGCGAGGCGCTGACGACCCGGGAGCGTGGACCGAAAGTCATCGTGGCGCAGTCCGAATGCATGCTCAACAAGCAGCGTCGCATCAAGCCGTTGATGAAACGCCTGCTCAAGGAGGGCAAGCGCGTGGTGCGCGAGCGCTTCGGCGTCGATTCCGATACCTGCACGGGCGACCATTCATGCATTCGCCTGTCGGGGTGCCCATCGCTGTCGATCAAGGAGAACCCCGATCCGCTGCGCCAGGACCCGGTAGCCAGCGTGCTCGACAGTTGCGTCGGCTGCGGCCTGTGCGGAGAAGTCTCGCACGCGGCGGTCCTGTGCCCCTCGTTTTACCGCGCCGAGCTGGTGAGCAACCCGGGTTGGTGGGAGCGGCTATCGAAGCGCTTGGCGGACAGGGTGATCGACGCGCTGCAGCGGCGCATCAAAGCCCGGGAGGTGCGCTATGTCGCATGAGAAAACGGTCAAGCCGATCGGCATTGCGATTCTGGCCATGGGCGGCGAGGGCGGCGGCGTGCTGGCCGACTGGATCGTCGATATGGCCGAACACGCCGGCTTCATGGCGCAGTCGACCTCGGTGCCGGGCGTGGCGCAGCGTACCGGCGCGACGATCTATTACGTCGAATTCCATCCGGTCGTGACCGGGCCGAACGATCCCGAACCCGTGCTGGCGCTGGTGCCGGTGGCGGGCGATGTGGAGGTGGTGCTGGCCTCGGAGCTGATGGAAGCGGGCCGCGCCGTGCAGCGTGGCCTGGTGAGCGCCGATCGCACCACGCTCATCGCGTCCACGCATCGGGTCTATTCGATGACCGAGAAGACCGCGATGGGCGATGGGCGAGTCGATTCGCAGCGTTTTATCGAAGCAGGCAGGCAAGCCGCGCGGCGTTTCATCGCCAGCGATTTCGCGGTGCTTGCCGAGCGCAGCGGCAGCGTGATCAGCGCCGTATTGTTCGGGGCGCTGGCCGGTGCCGGCGCGCTGCCATTCAAGCGGGCCGATTTCGAAGCGGCGATCGAGCGCGGCGGGGTCGGGGTGCAAAGCAGTCTTAAGGCGTTCGACGCCGGCTATGCCGCGGCGGCGCTCGAGGCCACGCCGGCGGGACCCGCCGAGGTGTCCGCGGCGCTGCCGCCGGACGCCCGACTGGCGGCGCTCGAGGCGCGCATTCGTGCCGAGTTTCCTGTCGAAGTTCACGAAACGCTGCGCTTGGCGGTGCGCCGTCTGGTCGATTACCAGGACGTCGCCTATGGCGGCGAATATCTCGATCGCCTGACGGCGATTCGCGATGGCGATAGTGCGCCGGCCAAGCTGCTGCTCACCGAGACGGCGCGTCACCTGGCCTTGTGGATGTCATATGAAGACACCGTGCGTGTGGCCGATCTGAAAATTCGCAGCGGCCGGTTTCAGCGCGTGCGCGAGGAGGTCAAGGCGAGTCGCGACCAACTGCTGCATATCAATGAGTTTCTTCACCCGCGCGTGGACGAAATCGCCGATACGCTGCCTGCCGGCCTGGGCCGCTGGCTGATGAAGCCCGGCTGGGCCAGGCGGCTGGTGGAGCGCATGACGCGCGAGGGACGCGTGGTGCGCACTTCATCCCTGCGAGGCTTTCTGCAGCTGTACCTGGTGGCATCGATGCGTAGTCTGCGCCGCCGTTCGTTGCGGCATGCGCGTGAAATGGCGGCGTGCGAAAGATGGCTGGCGTCGATCGCCGAACTGGCGCCGCAGGATTACGCGCTGGCCGTCGAGGTGGCGCAATGCCAGCGGCTTGTCAAAGGTTATGGCGATACCCATGCCCGCGGCATGCGCAGCTTCACCGCGATCGAGGCGGCCTTGCCGGTCCTGCGCGGCCATGGCGAGGCGGCGCAACGCGTGCGCGCGCTGCGGGAGGCGGCGCTGGCCGACGACAGCGGCAAACGCCTGGTCGATCTATTGGGGCAATGGCAATTGCCGGCCATCGGGTAACACATGGACAGGCTCCGGTGGCGAGCGCCGCCGGCCTGGAAACTTTGGGAAGAGGAGATAGCGAGAAATGAGCAAGATACTGCAAGAGTTGGCGCAAGCGCTGCAAAGCCAGGCGATCCGCATCGTCGATTTGAGTCAGACGCTGCATCAGCGGACCCCGATCATTCCATTGCCGCCGCAATACGGCCAGAGCGCGCCATTTCGGCTGGAGGAGATATCGAATTTCGACGAGCGCGGCCCGGCCTGGTACTGGAACAACATCTCGTGCGGTGAGCACACCGGCACGCACTTCGATGCGCCGATCCATTGGATCACCGGCAAGGACTATCCGAACAACGCAACCGATACGATCGACGTGCAGAAATTCATCGCGCCGGCCTGTGTCATCGACGTGTCGGCGGAAACCCGCGAGAACCCCGACTACCTGCTCACCGTCGAGCGTGTCGAACAGTGGGAGTCGCAACACGGCCGCATTCCCGCCGGCGCCTGGGTGCTGATGCGCACCGACTGGTCTCTGCGCACCGACCCCGAGGCGTTTCTGAATATCAAGGAAGACGGTGGCCAT
It contains:
- a CDS encoding cyclase family protein, with the translated sequence MSKILQELAQALQSQAIRIVDLSQTLHQRTPIIPLPPQYGQSAPFRLEEISNFDERGPAWYWNNISCGEHTGTHFDAPIHWITGKDYPNNATDTIDVQKFIAPACVIDVSAETRENPDYLLTVERVEQWESQHGRIPAGAWVLMRTDWSLRTDPEAFLNIKEDGGHTPGGHPDLPNFLARERNVIGWGTEGVGTDAGQAYAFAQPFPCHSNMHGNNKFGLASLVNLDKLPPTGALLVTPPLKIKRGSGSPCRVLALVEG
- a CDS encoding indolepyruvate ferredoxin oxidoreductase subunit alpha — encoded protein: MAEKSFKKEVQKLRMGSGEEFRGEGILAVTKALLQSGVSYVAGYQGAPISHLMDVLSDANDILEELGVHFESSASEATAAATLAASVNYPLRGAVTFKATVGTNVASDALANLASGGVTGGALVIVGEDYGEGSSIMQERSHAFAMKSQMWLLDPRPNLPSIVNAVEKGFELSEASNTPVMLQLRIRACHVHGRFMTRDNVRPGFTLKDAIEHPVRDVGRIVLPPASFVHEQEKIEKRWPAAIDFIRREKLNEFLGDEARDIGLIVQGGMYNTLMRALTLLDLADVHGHTDLPIYVMNVAYPVIDDEVRQFCAGKRAVLMIEEGQPEFIEQAINTILRQGDLQARVHGKDMLPKAGEYTPTVMLKGLLKFLQRYEPGLADEARLPAGVRATIATQRAVGVPVVAGTQASVAQAASADSPALPKTPEPEVHPRPPSFCTGCPERPIFTAMKLVERELGPHHVSCDIGCHLFSILPPFNIGATTMGYGLGWAGSAAFNTKETERRTISMMGDGGFWHNGLTSGVGNAVFNRNDNVLVIVDNGYSAATGGQDILSSKADNAIRSTKNPIETAVRGVGVKWVKTITRTYSVAQMRDTLREALTTRERGPKVIVAQSECMLNKQRRIKPLMKRLLKEGKRVVRERFGVDSDTCTGDHSCIRLSGCPSLSIKENPDPLRQDPVASVLDSCVGCGLCGEVSHAAVLCPSFYRAELVSNPGWWERLSKRLADRVIDALQRRIKAREVRYVA
- a CDS encoding indolepyruvate oxidoreductase subunit beta family protein, giving the protein MSHEKTVKPIGIAILAMGGEGGGVLADWIVDMAEHAGFMAQSTSVPGVAQRTGATIYYVEFHPVVTGPNDPEPVLALVPVAGDVEVVLASELMEAGRAVQRGLVSADRTTLIASTHRVYSMTEKTAMGDGRVDSQRFIEAGRQAARRFIASDFAVLAERSGSVISAVLFGALAGAGALPFKRADFEAAIERGGVGVQSSLKAFDAGYAAAALEATPAGPAEVSAALPPDARLAALEARIRAEFPVEVHETLRLAVRRLVDYQDVAYGGEYLDRLTAIRDGDSAPAKLLLTETARHLALWMSYEDTVRVADLKIRSGRFQRVREEVKASRDQLLHINEFLHPRVDEIADTLPAGLGRWLMKPGWARRLVERMTREGRVVRTSSLRGFLQLYLVASMRSLRRRSLRHAREMAACERWLASIAELAPQDYALAVEVAQCQRLVKGYGDTHARGMRSFTAIEAALPVLRGHGEAAQRVRALREAALADDSGKRLVDLLGQWQLPAIG